From the Nodularia sp. NIES-3585 genome, one window contains:
- a CDS encoding PAS domain-containing sensor histidine kinase, with amino-acid sequence MYEWINELQNTQKHLQQEIAELKNKEVKLQESLSLLRSTLESTAHGIISVSLQGDILGFNQKFVDMWQMPNSLMLSKNYFQCQAFLEKQLKYPETYGQIMEKVSSQPDLEKFDILELKDGKVFAQYSQPQCLEGKIIGRVWSIWDITESQRTKELRQFHEASLSTLAETTNASIFVIQGLNLSYMNPAAEVLTGYTKEELLTGFDARQLFKNKKRKQLNNKDLEYQEMKILEKNGTERWLACAVGMLDDQETPVEMIAGIDITEYKQAESDLSQTLEQIKQLSELKAHFMSMVCHQFRTPLNVVSFSNSLLKRHINECREEKTRPLLDHIQSGIEQLTKMLDDILFFAKAEAATVNYDAKPVNLVEFCKSLIVKMQTSGSENRINFVSQGSNLTACVDQKLLEPMITNLLDNAMKYSPVGSVIDFRLFSECGKVVFEVTDRGVGIPSADRQRLFEPFYRGSNIHNLPGTGLGLSIVKTLVDLHSGHIAVESEVGVSTTFTIMLPAVKAKF; translated from the coding sequence ATGTACGAGTGGATTAACGAATTACAAAATACTCAAAAGCATTTACAACAGGAAATTGCTGAATTGAAGAACAAGGAGGTAAAGCTCCAAGAATCCCTTTCTCTGCTTCGTTCTACTCTGGAATCTACTGCTCATGGCATTATTTCAGTCAGTCTTCAAGGAGATATTCTCGGCTTTAATCAGAAATTTGTGGATATGTGGCAAATGCCAAATTCTCTGATGCTATCCAAAAACTATTTTCAATGCCAAGCTTTTTTGGAGAAGCAACTAAAATATCCAGAAACCTATGGTCAGATTATGGAGAAAGTATCCAGTCAACCTGATTTGGAAAAGTTCGATATTTTAGAGTTAAAGGATGGGAAAGTTTTTGCTCAATACTCTCAGCCACAGTGTCTGGAGGGCAAAATTATCGGTAGAGTATGGAGCATTTGGGATATTACTGAATCCCAGCGAACAAAAGAATTACGACAGTTTCATGAAGCTAGCTTATCTACTTTGGCAGAAACGACAAATGCTAGTATTTTTGTAATTCAAGGCTTGAATTTATCTTACATGAATCCGGCCGCGGAGGTATTGACAGGCTATACAAAAGAGGAACTATTAACTGGCTTTGATGCGCGCCAATTGTTCAAGAACAAAAAGCGTAAGCAGTTAAATAATAAGGATTTAGAATACCAGGAAATGAAAATTCTGGAAAAAAACGGTACAGAACGCTGGTTAGCTTGTGCAGTAGGAATGCTTGATGACCAAGAAACACCAGTGGAAATGATTGCAGGTATTGATATCACCGAATACAAACAAGCAGAATCTGATCTCAGCCAAACTTTAGAACAAATCAAGCAACTTAGCGAACTCAAAGCACACTTCATGTCTATGGTTTGCCATCAATTCCGCACTCCCCTAAATGTTGTTTCATTCTCCAATAGCTTACTCAAAAGACATATTAATGAATGTAGGGAGGAAAAAACACGACCCTTACTTGATCACATTCAATCAGGTATTGAACAGCTGACTAAAATGTTGGATGATATTTTGTTCTTCGCGAAAGCAGAAGCAGCCACAGTTAACTATGATGCCAAACCAGTCAATTTGGTTGAGTTCTGCAAGTCCTTAATTGTCAAAATGCAGACCAGTGGTAGCGAGAACCGGATAAATTTTGTCAGTCAAGGTAGTAATTTAACCGCCTGTGTAGATCAAAAACTGCTAGAGCCAATGATTACAAATTTGCTGGACAATGCCATGAAATATTCTCCTGTGGGCAGCGTGATTGATTTTAGACTTTTCTCTGAGTGTGGAAAAGTAGTTTTCGAGGTTACAGATAGGGGTGTTGGCATTCCCTCGGCAGATAGACAGCGATTATTTGAGCCATTTTATCGAGGTAGCAATATTCATAATCTGCCTGGTACTGGACTAGGTTTATCCATTGTCAAAACCCTTGTAGACCTACATAGTGGTCACATTGCGGTGGAAAGTGAAGTTGGTGTAAGTACGACATTTACTATCATGTTGCCAGCAGTAAAAGCAAAGTTCTGA
- a CDS encoding DUF3082 domain-containing protein, translating into MSDTKLTQPEASQTQVPPTPLRCITGAVFAGGLGYAMYLLMISIATTFAAKPIHSDNPMAVNIGSAVRTLVVGIVALGTGIFSIVAIGLLALAIQLIVQQLTKPKNS; encoded by the coding sequence ATGAGTGATACAAAACTAACACAACCAGAAGCATCTCAAACCCAGGTTCCGCCGACTCCGTTACGTTGTATAACCGGAGCGGTATTTGCTGGAGGGCTAGGATATGCTATGTATTTGCTGATGATATCCATCGCGACAACTTTTGCGGCTAAACCTATCCATTCAGATAACCCAATGGCGGTAAATATTGGTTCTGCTGTTCGGACTTTGGTTGTCGGTATAGTTGCCTTGGGAACTGGGATATTTAGTATAGTTGCAATTGGTTTGTTAGCTTTGGCAATTCAATTAATAGTGCAGCAATTGACAAAGCCTAAGAACAGTTAA
- a CDS encoding response regulator, with translation MSQESAKTILIIEDDATTRNLYVRGLEAEGFHIIDAENGLVGIQKAQTYLPDLVVCDIVMPDMDGYSVLHQMRQDPLTAIIPFIFLTGSDHKLDVRKGMELGADDYLTKPSTLEQLLKAIAIRLERQFLLRCCYGNQSHQFTESLPPATTSSVTAESIFPAIPQLKEVFDYIEANYHRGITLSNVAEAVGYSPAYLTSRVKKKTDQTVNGWIVKRRMAAARPLLRDSDQTIEQIAIKLGYQNACHFSRQFRQHHGIPPKIWRNQNQRSQVFSHEKPQVINTTHPQSEKYALLGRG, from the coding sequence ATGAGCCAAGAATCTGCGAAAACAATTCTGATAATTGAAGATGATGCTACTACTCGCAATCTTTATGTCAGGGGTCTGGAGGCTGAAGGTTTTCACATTATAGATGCAGAAAATGGTCTTGTTGGTATCCAAAAAGCACAAACCTATTTACCTGATTTGGTGGTTTGCGATATTGTCATGCCGGATATGGATGGTTACAGTGTTCTCCATCAAATGCGCCAAGACCCTCTCACTGCGATTATTCCGTTCATTTTTCTCACTGGTAGCGATCATAAGTTAGATGTTCGTAAAGGCATGGAGTTGGGCGCAGATGATTATCTGACTAAACCTTCTACTTTAGAGCAATTACTCAAAGCGATCGCGATCCGATTAGAAAGGCAATTTCTGTTGCGTTGCTGCTATGGGAATCAATCTCATCAATTCACAGAATCATTACCCCCAGCCACAACTTCATCTGTCACCGCTGAGTCAATCTTTCCAGCCATTCCCCAACTCAAAGAAGTTTTCGACTATATTGAAGCTAATTATCACCGAGGGATTACCTTATCTAATGTCGCTGAGGCTGTTGGTTATTCACCAGCTTATCTAACCAGTAGAGTCAAGAAAAAAACAGATCAAACTGTTAATGGTTGGATTGTCAAGCGCCGTATGGCTGCGGCCCGTCCCTTATTGAGAGATAGTGACCAGACAATAGAGCAGATTGCTATAAAATTAGGCTATCAAAACGCTTGTCATTTCTCCCGCCAGTTTCGTCAACATCACGGTATACCTCCCAAAATCTGGAGAAACCAAAATCAACGTTCTCAAGTTTTCAGTCATGAGAAGCCCCAGGTCATCAATACTACTCACCCTCAATCTGAAAAATACGCACTTTTAGGTCGAGGTTAA